Proteins encoded in a region of the Bubalus bubalis isolate 160015118507 breed Murrah chromosome 9, NDDB_SH_1, whole genome shotgun sequence genome:
- the LOC102404534 gene encoding protocadherin beta-16: protein METGRMHNHRQRQVLVFFVCLSMSWGSADLGPYSVVEETERGSFVANLAKDLELGLAEMATRAVRIISQGNKEHLQLKVQTGDLLLNEKLDREELCGSTEPCILHFQVLMEKPLEIFQAELRVKDINDHSPVFNEREIILKIPENSPTGTAFPLSNALDLDVGSNNIQNYTISPNFHFRVITHNRSDGRKYPELVLDKELDREEEPEISLTLTALDGGSPPRYGTAQVRIEVVDINDNAPQFQQLLYKVHIPENSPVGSLVVTVSASDVDSGPYGKISYTFFQPSEDISKTLEVNPNTGEIRLRKQVDFETVLSYEVDVKATDGGGLSGKGTLLLQVVDVNDNPPEVTVSALTSPIPENSQEIVVAVFSVSDPDSGDNGKTTSSIQDDLPFLLKPSVKNFYTLVTERTLDREERAEYNITITVTDMGTPKLKTEHNITVLVSDVNDNAPAFTQTSYTLWVRENNSPALHIGSVSATDTDAGANAQVTYSLLPPPDPLVPLASLVSINPDNGHLFALTSLDYEGLRAFEFRVGATDRGSPALSSQALVRVLVADANDNAPFVLYPLQNASAPCTELVPRAAEPGYLVTKVVAVDGDAGQNAWLSYQLLKATEPGLFGVWAHNGEVRTARLLSERDAPKQRLVVLVKDNGEPPLSASVTLHVLLVDGFSQPYLPAPEAEAAAAAPADPLTVYLVVALASVSSLFLFSVLVFVAVRLCRKGGAALAGRCPVAEGHFPGQLVDVSGTGTLSQSYQYELCLTRGTGTNEFKVLKPILPNLSSKSIGREVEENPSFQGSVGI from the coding sequence ATGGAGACTGGACGGATGCACAATCACAGACAAAGGCAAGTCCTAGTTTTCTTTGTTTGCCTGAGCATGTCTTGGGGGAGCGCTGATTTGGGGCCCTATTCAGTAGtagaagaaacagagagaggcTCCTTTGTGGCAAATTTAGCAAAAGATCTGGAGTTGGGGTTGGCAGAGATGGCTACTCGAGCTGTCCGGATCATTTCCCAGGGGAACAAAGAGCATTTGCAGCTCAAGGTTCAGACGGGGGATTTGCTCCTAAATGAGAAGCTAGATCGAGAGGAGCTATGCGGTTCAACTGAGCCTTGCATACTACATTTCCAAGTATTAATGGAAAAACCTTTAGAGATATTCCAGGCAGAACTGAGGGTGAAGGACATCAATGACCATTCCCCCGTGttcaatgaaagagaaattattctaaaaataccGGAAAACAGTCCTACAGGAACTGCATTCCCTCTGAGTAATGCTCTGGACTTGGATGTAGGCAGCAACAATATTCAGAACTATACAATCAGCCCCAACTTCCATTTCCGGGTTATAACCCACAATCGCAGTGATGGCAGAAAATACCCTGAGCTGGTGTTGGACAAAGAGCTGGATCGGGAGGAGGAGCCCGAAATCTCATTAACGCTGACAGCGCTGGATGGCGGCTCTCCACCAAGGTATGGGACAGCCCAGGTTCGCATTGAAGTGGTGGACATCAACGATAACGCCCCTCAGTTTCAGCAGTTGCTCTACAAGGTGCATATTCCTGAAAACAGCCCCGTAGGCTCCCTGGTTGTCACTGTTTCTGCCAGCGATGTAGACAGTGGACCCTATGGGAAAATATCATACACATTCTTTCAGCCTTCTGAAGATATTAGTAAAACTTTGGAGGTAAATCCAAACACAGGAGAAATTCGACTGAGAAAACAAGTAGATTTTGAAACAGTTCTTTCTTACGAAGTGGACGTCAAGGCCACTGATGGGGGCGGCCTCTCAGGAAAAGGCACTCTTCTCCTGCAGGTAGTGGATGTGAATGACAATCCTCCGGAAGTGACAGTATCTGCACTTACCAGCCCCATCCCAGAGAACTCCCAAGAAATTGTAGTTGCTGTTTTCAGTGTTTCAGATCCTGACTCTGGGGACAATGGGAAAACAACTTCCTCCATCCAAGATgaccttccttttcttctaaaaCCTTCAGTCAAGAACTTCTACACCTTAGTAACAGAGAGAACACTGGACAGAGAGGAAAGAGCCGAGTACAACATCACCATCACGGTCACTGACATGGGAACCCCCAAACTGAAAACCGAGCACAACATAACCGTGCTGGTGTCCGACGTCAACGACAACGCCCCCGCCTTCACCCAGACCTCCTACACCCTCTGGGTCCGCGAGAACAACAGCCCCGCCCTGCACATCGGCAGCGTCAGCGCCACAGACACAGACGCGGGCGCCAATGCCCAGGTCACCTACTCGCTGCTGCCGCCGCCCGACCCGCTCGTGCCCCTCGCCTCACTCGTGTCCATCAACCCCGACAACGGCCACCTCTTCGCCCTCACGTCCCTGGACTACGAGGGCCTGCGGGCCTTCGAGTTCCGCGTGGGCGCCACCGACCGCGGCTCGCCCGCGCTCAGCAGCCAGGCGCTGGTGCGCGTGCTCGTGGCGGACGCCAACGACAACGCGCCCTTCGTGCTCTACCCTCTGCAGAACGCCTCGGCGCCCTGCACCGAGCTGGTGCCCAGGGCGGCCGAGCCGGGCTACCTGGTGACCAAGGTGGTGGCGGTGGACGGCGACGCGGGCCAGAACGCCTGGCTGTCGTACCAGCTGCTCAAGGCCACGGAGCCTGGGCTGTTCGGCGTGTGGGCGCACAACGGCGAGGTGCGCACGGCGCGGCTGCTGAGCGAGCGCGACGCGCCCAAGCAGCGGCTGGTGGTGCTGGTCAAGGACAACGGCGAGCCGCCGCTGTCGGCCAGCGTCACGCTGCACGTGCTGCTGGTGGACGGCTTCTCGCAGCCCTACCTGCCGGCCCCGGAAGCGGAAGCGGCGGCCGCGGCGCCGGCCGACCCGCTCACCGTCTACCTGGTGGTGGCCTTGGCGTCGGTGTCGTCGCTCTTCCTCTTCTCGGTGCTGGTGTTTGTGGCGGTGCGGCTGTGCAGGAAGGGCGGGGCGGCCTTGGCGGGCCGCTGCCCGGTGGCCGAGGGCCACTTCCCTGGCCAGCTGGTGGACGTCAGCGGCACGGGGACCCTGTCCCAGAGCTACCAGTACGAGCTGTGTCTAACAAGAGGAACTGGAACGAATGAGTTCAAGGTCCTAAAGCCAATTCTCCCCAATCTCTCATCCAAGAGCATAGGCAGGGAAGTCGAAGAAAACCCCTCGTTTCAGGGTAGCGTTGGAATTTAA